A genomic stretch from Thunnus maccoyii chromosome 19, fThuMac1.1, whole genome shotgun sequence includes:
- the macir gene encoding macrophage immunometabolism regulator yields the protein MSVKMEMEISGMSRAHVSILPAADIKATLKAEAERPRCASTPCSPIRGTVAGYQILHMDSNYLVGFTTGEELLKLAHKWSESTPEKSLLSEAVPSSIQTTVPKSVDLGIHRSSRISKAKSRYYQPYDIPSANGRRRRRMPSSSDTFLRSLAHGEPGRGLHAPLPLCLLKGKRTQSKSLDYLNLDKISIKESSDTEVLQYQLQHLTLRGERMFTRNKT from the coding sequence ATGTCTGTAAAGATGGAAATGGAAATCAGTGGAATGTCAAGGGCACATGTCTCCATTCTACCTGCAGCTGACATCAAAGCCACATTGAAAGCAGAAGCAGAAAGACCTCGCTGTGCCAGCACCCCCTGTTCACCCATCAGAGGTACTGTTGCAGGATACCAGATTCTCCACATGGACTCAAACTATCTGGTAGGCTTCACTACTGGTGAGGAGCTGCTCAAACTGGCCCACAAATGGTCAGAAAGCACTCCAGAGAAGAGTTTGTTATCAGAGGCTGTGCCTAGCTCCATCCAGACCACTGTCCCAAAGTCTGTGGACTTGGGCATCCACCGGTCTTCACGGATCTCCAAAGCCAAAAGTCGCTACTACCAACCATACGACATTCCTTCTGCCAACGGGCGGAGACGGAGGCGTATGCCCAGCTCGAGTGACACCTTCCTCAGGTCCCTGGCCCATGGGGAGCCTGGGAGGGGTCTGCATGCTCCACTACCCCTCTGTCTACTTAAAGGGAAGAGGACCCAGTCCAAGTCTCTGGACTACCTTAATCTGGACAAAATAAGTATCAAAGAGTCATCAGACACTGAGGTGTTACAGTACCAACTGCAGCACCTCACCCTGCGAGGGGAGCGCATGTTCACCAGAAACAAGACATAA